One genomic segment of Vibrio quintilis includes these proteins:
- a CDS encoding CinA family protein, which produces MDLHESLSRKVGAKLKEKKHTLVTAESCTGGAIATSVTAIDGSSAWFDRAFITYSNEAKMEMLTVSEDILNEYGAVSEPTVLAMVEGALKYSRASVAVSVSGIAGPGGGSKEKPVGTVCFAWKDNCGWQKAETVHFTGNREQVRSKAVSYVLNVLFDHLCLVSD; this is translated from the coding sequence GTGGATTTACATGAATCGTTGAGCCGGAAAGTCGGAGCAAAGTTAAAAGAAAAAAAACATACGCTTGTAACCGCCGAATCTTGCACCGGCGGGGCAATAGCAACATCTGTTACTGCGATAGATGGCAGCTCTGCCTGGTTTGATCGGGCTTTTATTACGTATAGCAATGAAGCCAAAATGGAAATGCTCACGGTCAGTGAAGATATATTGAATGAATATGGTGCAGTCAGTGAGCCAACAGTCTTAGCCATGGTGGAGGGGGCATTAAAGTACTCAAGAGCTTCAGTTGCTGTTTCTGTTAGTGGTATTGCAGGTCCTGGCGGAGGGAGTAAAGAGAAACCCGTGGGTACGGTCTGCTTTGCATGGAAAGATAATTGCGGCTGGCAAAAAGCTGAAACTGTTCATTTTACAGGAAACCGGGAACAAGTCAGAAGTAAAGCAGTTTCTTATGTACTGAATGTACTATTCGATCATTTATGTCTTGTCAGTGATTAA
- the recA gene encoding recombinase RecA produces the protein MDENKQKALAAALGQIEKQFGKGSIMRLGDNRAMDVESVSTGSLSLDIALGAGGLPMGRIVEIYGPESSGKTTLTLEVIAAAQREGKTCAFIDAEHALDPVYAKKLGVDIDALLVSQPDTGEQALEICDALARSGAIDVMVVDSVAALTPKAEIEGEMGDSHMGLQARMLSQAMRKLTGNLKQSNCLCIFINQIRMKIGVMFGNPETTTGGNALKFYASVRLDIRRTGAIKDGDEVVGNETRIKVVKNKVAAPFKEANTQIMYGQGFNREGELVDLGVKHKLVEKAGAWYSYNGDKIGQGKANACKFLRENAEVGQTIETKLRELLLNNETISDLNEEATAEPVNQPDNQPGDQ, from the coding sequence ATGGACGAGAATAAGCAAAAAGCATTAGCTGCGGCACTGGGACAAATTGAAAAGCAGTTTGGTAAAGGTTCGATTATGCGGCTTGGTGACAACCGTGCTATGGATGTTGAATCGGTTTCTACTGGTTCATTATCTCTGGATATTGCTTTAGGTGCCGGTGGCCTGCCAATGGGGCGTATTGTAGAGATATATGGTCCCGAGTCTTCTGGTAAAACAACATTAACACTTGAAGTGATTGCGGCTGCACAAAGAGAAGGCAAAACATGTGCATTTATCGATGCAGAACATGCGCTCGATCCGGTTTACGCAAAAAAACTGGGTGTTGATATTGATGCCTTGTTAGTTTCCCAGCCAGATACAGGTGAACAGGCTCTGGAAATATGTGACGCACTTGCGCGTTCTGGTGCAATTGATGTCATGGTTGTTGACTCTGTTGCTGCATTGACTCCAAAAGCTGAGATTGAAGGCGAAATGGGTGATAGTCATATGGGCTTGCAAGCCCGGATGTTATCTCAGGCGATGCGTAAGCTGACAGGTAATCTGAAACAGTCAAATTGTTTGTGTATTTTTATCAACCAAATCCGGATGAAAATTGGTGTTATGTTCGGTAATCCGGAGACAACTACCGGTGGTAATGCCTTAAAATTTTATGCGTCAGTCCGGCTTGATATTCGCCGTACCGGAGCGATTAAAGATGGTGATGAAGTTGTTGGTAATGAAACACGAATTAAAGTTGTAAAAAATAAAGTTGCAGCACCGTTTAAAGAGGCAAATACACAAATTATGTATGGCCAGGGTTTTAACCGGGAAGGTGAACTGGTTGATTTGGGTGTAAAACATAAACTGGTTGAGAAAGCTGGTGCATGGTATAGCTATAACGGCGATAAGATTGGTCAGGGTAAGGCAAATGCATGTAAGTTCCTGAGAGAAAATGCTGAAGTGGGTCAAACGATTGAGACTAAACTTCGTGAGTTGTTACTTAACAATGAAACCATCTCTGATCTGAATGAGGAAGCTACAGCGGAACCAGTTAATCAGCCAGACAATCAACCAGGTGATCAATAA
- a CDS encoding regulatory protein RecX — translation MIQRFSGHISCKDAAVRMLTRRDYSESELYSKLAAKGYSDRDISDTCSWCKMSGYLDDLRYTQQQIRQYLRKGNGELKIRYTMKQKVSENIIQMVLDEENIDWYELARQAAEKKYSTHSFSGEPKEYARRVRFLQSRGFNFEQIQYALKNMQK, via the coding sequence TTGATTCAGCGCTTTTCAGGTCATATTTCATGTAAAGATGCAGCCGTTCGTATGCTTACCCGCAGGGATTATAGTGAATCAGAATTGTACTCAAAGCTGGCAGCTAAAGGCTATTCTGACCGTGATATAAGTGATACCTGCTCATGGTGTAAAATGTCGGGTTATCTCGATGATTTAAGATACACACAGCAGCAGATTAGACAATATCTGAGAAAAGGAAATGGAGAGTTAAAAATTCGTTATACGATGAAACAGAAAGTATCAGAAAATATCATCCAAATGGTCTTAGATGAGGAGAATATTGATTGGTATGAGTTAGCAAGACAAGCTGCTGAAAAGAAGTATTCAACACATTCTTTTTCCGGTGAACCCAAAGAATATGCCCGTCGTGTCCGTTTCCTTCAATCCCGTGGATTCAACTTTGAACAAATTCAATATGCGCTGAAAAACATGCAAAAGTGA